TGTACGTTCATGCTCCAGCATGTAGCGGGCATAGTCCCAGCCAGCGCCTTCGCAGCCGACTAAATTACCCAAAGGTACGAGAACGTCATCGAAAAATACCGTATTGACGTGATGCTGACCGTCAATCGTTTCAATAGGAGAGACCGCTATCCCCGGGGAGCGCATATCAATCAGAATCATAGATATTCCCTGCCGCGGCTTCGTCCCCGTCGAGGTGCGGACCAAAGCAAACATCCAGTCGGCATAATGGGCATGAGTGGTCCAGATTTTCTGACCAGTCACAACATATGCATCATTTTCTAAGCGAGCGGATGTAGTTAGCGCGGCGAGGTCTGAGCCTGCCCCCGGCTCGGAAAAGCCTTGGCACCAAGTAATCGTGCCGTTTGCCGTTCCCTTAAGAAACGAAGCACGTTGAGCATCGTTTCCAAAAGCAATTAGCGTCGGGCCTGCAAGCCGATGCCCTTGTGACGGGACGATTGGAGCGCCAGCTCGAGTGCACTCCATCTCAAATAAGAACCTTCGCACTGCCGACCAGCCCGTCCCGCCATGCTCGACCGGCCAATAAGGCACACACCACCCGCGGACGTCCAGCGCGGCCAGCCACCTACGCACCCTATCCTCGGCTGCATGTTCCCAGGCTGCGGTACCGCTGACCAGAATTCCAGTGCCAGCAAGACCTGTCAAAAATTGCTGCACTTCGGCAAGGAAGCGCTGGTCGTCAGTATTGATCGTGAAATCCAATTGCTTGCTTCCCGTTGTTTGATCTGGTGACAGCCACCCCGGTGTAAAAAATCAGGAGTGTCGTCGATGCCTGATGGTATCAATCCTTGCCAGCAGCCTTTGCCTTATCAATCGAGCCCATGAGTCCCTTCTCGCGAATGGCTAGGTATTGATGAGACATGTGACTCAACTGATGCGTATCGAAATGCGCACTTAGCATCGCGCGGAAGCCCTGCATGTCCATCTGGCGATTGAGCGATCGCTTAGTCAGCATAACGCTGAACGTACCCGCATTCTCCGCAATCCGCTCAGCCAGCTTGAGGGTCGCGGCTTCCAGTTCTGCGCGCGGAACCACGCGATTGACCATCCCCCATTGTTCGCCCTGTGCCGCAGTAACTCGCTCTCCGGTAAATAACATCTCTTTAGCTTTCCTCATCCCCAACACCCAAGGATGAATCAGCACCTCGACAGCTGCTGTCGACAGACTATGGACGACAGGATCTTGGAAATAAGCGTCATCAGCTGCCACCATAAGATCGCACATATTTGCAACCATGAACCCCCCCGCGATGCACGCGCCTTGTACTTGCGCAATAGTTGGCTTCGGGAAATCCCATATGTTTAAGCAATAACCAAGATAGTTTTTAACCTCGTATTCCCATCGCTGCTCGACCGAATACTGAGACCTACCCTGCCCTTCCTTGAGATCATGGCCTGCCGAAAAATGGTCGCCGGTTGCCGCTAAAATCACAACGCGAATAGATTCATCAGCTGCGCACTCGATGAGGGCTGCGTCAAGCTCGCTAAGTAAGGTTGTGTTTTCCGCATTCCGCTGGCGCGGCCGGTTATGAGAGATCCGTGCTACATGTCCGAGCCTCTCGAACAAGATATCATTGTATTCTGGCATAGACATTTCCAATCATTTCTTGGCACTCGCGATCTGCGAGGCCGCCTGGTGATACCGTTCGATCCGAGCCTCAGTTTTCCAAGTCTCGCCATCCAGGCAGTCTATTTCGCTCGATGTTTCACCGTTATGTTGGTTGACCCGATCAGGCACATTGATACCCGAAACGGCAGACATGTGCACTTTTGTTTCGACCCTCGATTGATGGAGCCTCGTTCGAAGCACCCCCGGATAGATTTTTCACACATCGATTACTGAGTGTGGTAAGGTATATATGTTCGAGGCGCAATGGGCTATATTTGTTGATGGTTGGGGCTCACGTGGCAAGCCGTTCGACGGATCAGAGGTAGGTTGAGCGATGTACTGAGAAACGATGCGTTGAGACCTCCAACATAAAGGAAATTTCTGTGGACAATTCGATAACACGATGGATCGATCGAATGTACACCATGAGCCGCTCCACCCCGATCGCGCGTTATACGCTGAAAAGCATGTGCCCGGCCGAAGGTGAATGATCAGAAACCCACATACGTAAATTTTGCGACAGAGCGACACGACGATAAGGAGCGCTATACATCCTCTAAGGTGGTGGCGCTCGAATGGAAAAAGATTTGGACCAAGACATGGCTTCTCTGCGGCCATGAGAGCGATCAGCCGGAGGTCAACTCATCATGAAGGTAGACTTTGGACCGGAATGTATTCTGAAGATGGAGACCATCGCGTGAGCCGCTCCAAGAGTTTAAGTGAGCAAGATAACCCGGCGAGGTAAGACGACGGGGTGTGCACACCAATGCAACTGATCGGCTGGACCTCCTGCGCAGTAGAGCTAAAACCCAAGCTGATGCAAGGTAATTTGACTCCGAATAAAGCTAAGCCTTAAGGACATTACTTGATGATTCAATATTCTGACCATAACCCGGTTCAGCAGGCGCTCGATCATCTCGAGATTCTCAATCTCTATGCAACCTATACTTATGCGGTCGATGAAATGGACATCGATGGCTTTGTCGAGTGCTTCACTTCGGATGCCACGATTGACTTGTCCAGCTTTGTGATCGCACGGCGCAGGTTCGGCGATGCAGTATTCGACCAATTCCTCGACGAACACGGTGTCGCGCGCGGACGCGAAAACTTGCGTAAGCTCGTGTCGACTGAACTGGGCTTCCACCATGCCTCGACTAACATCCGGATCGAATTTCCAGAGCCAGACAGCGCACGCGGCACCGCCTATTTCGTAGTGTTTACCAAGGATGAGGGCAGGATCGAGCATTATGGGCGCTATGAGGATGACCTTATGCGCTGCGAAGACGGCAAGTGGCGGTTTACGTCGCGCGTAGACGTGGCGATTTTCGAGCGCGATCGCGCCTTGTAGCACAAATTTCCGGCCTAGCCGTTTTCCGGACTCGCTTTCGCGCGGGTGAGCTTGTGCCGATGCGGCCAACCGTAGTCGGTCGGCTGGATGCGGGCTGATCAAGGGAACATGTTTCCAGGTAGCGGTGCAGCCGCGAGGATTACGTCTATGAAAGCCGAGGCACTGGTTCGAAACAAAGGGAGAGAGGCATATTTAAAGTCGTAGCGCTCCTAAAGCGCAAAGAGGGGATGTCTAGGCAGTTAATCATCGGTTATTATGAAATCGACGCATGCCAAGATCGGCGAGAAATACCCCACCGGCAACGCCATGAAGTATATCCGGCGTTTCTGCGTCCCCTGCCCCATCCGCTGGCGGCTCACGTGGAGACCACGGTGGACGACAGCACTATGACGCAATCATGGAAATGTGGTTCGATAATAAGGCGCAGTGGGCGGCGACGATGAATCTCTTCGCGGACCCCGGGGCTGCTAGACTCGTGATCGATGACAAATAGCAGTCATTTCAGCGCGTTGGCGATCAGGCCGCTGCTGATCCACAACCGTGCGCTACGGATGCCGGTCGGTTTCGATGAGAAAAGATTTTATCTCCCGTCCCGGTCGATTTCGAGATCCTCGGCTCTCACGATTTCACTTTAGATCATTGCCACGCCGCCGATAAGCTATGCGAGGTACTCACCAACCCAGACGCGAACGACCAGGGCGTCTATGTCAGACAAGCCCACTGCTACGCAGTCTATCAGCCCAACCCGCCATCGCAGCGGGCGCCTCTACGCTCGCTTCAATCCAGGCATATGTGTGGACCATGCGCTGTCTCGGCTGCCTGCCCGTCTTACGCTTACAAGTGCCGCGCCTGCGAAAACTCGCGGCTGCGGTGGCGGCACTGGCAATGTCGACCACCTCTGAATTCGTCGCTCTACCGTCGCCCAGGCCGAGGCGCGCTGCGTCGTCCGCACCGATGATGCGGCCAAAGGCAGGGTTTCATCATCACGTGGCGGCTTTCTCCAACAGCATCGGCTTGAGGAGAGCCTGCATCCAGGCCGGCAGTGTTGAGATACCATCGGCCAGATCGTCACGCAGCGACTTGTCTTATCTGGGATCAGACAACAGCGCGTCTCACCGGAACCCGCCAAGCCCAAATCGTTGGCAAGCCCCGGGGAACGATAGGTCAAACCATCAAAAACGAAACTTACCCTGCACCAAAATTTCGCGTGGCCTCTCTACCTGCGCAACCCAACTCTGTGGATTACCGCCGGGCATGTCTTGCGCCTCAGTAATATATATCTTGTTGGTGAGATTACGGCCAATTAACGAAAGCTCCCACGTTTCGTCCCGCGTATACAGCCTGGCGGCCGCGTTCAGGAGAAAGAAACCATCTTGTTTTGGTATCGGCGACAACACCGGATCGGTGAAGTAGGAGCTGGAGTAACGCGTATCGGCGCTAAGGCCCAGCATCAATGACCGGCTGATCGGCGTGTCGTAAGTTGCTCCGACACTGGCGACCCAATCGGGGGCGCGCGCCAGAGGTTTACCTGCGAGATCCTGCGTGACACCACCGACACAGCCTTGGGCGGCAGTCTGTTGTTGGTAGCAGGCTGAGGTCGGAAAGCTTACATAGCGGGCACGGTTGTAGGCAAGCGCGCTTCGCAGCGTGAGGTCGTGCGTCGCACGCCATTCGGCTGACGCTTCGACGCCTTTCGTTCGTGCCTTTCCGGCGTTTTTAATAAAGTAAGAAAAGGTCGTGTTTTCGAACGAGCTGAGCTGCAGATTGCTGAACGTGTAATAGTATCCGGTTAGCTCGATCCGTAGCGTTCGATCAAAAAGCTCAGCCTTGTAGCCTGCCTCGCCGCCTTTTGCCTTTTCTGGATTAAATTCGATATTCGCGGTTGTGTAGTTTTGGGCAAGAACCGCAGGATTGGCGAAGCCCCCAGCCTTATAGCCTGATTTATAAGCAATATATAGTGTCGAATCCTTGGTTGGATGCCAAGCGAGAGAGGCTTCTGGCGACCAGTTGGAATCTTTCTGTTTACCGATGATAGATTGTCCCGCAGGCAGAAGATCAATGATGGCGGGAGAGAACAACGGATTCACATAATCATTGCGTGTGTTCACCGATCGTCTGTCGGAACTAAACCGCACGCCGCCGGAAAGCTCAAGATTGTCAAGGATAGCCCATCGCAGTTGGCCGAACCCCGAATAGGTGGTTCCTTTGTTCACCGACGGATGGAGATAACTCAGATATCTACCGGTAGCTGGATCTTGGCCGACGAAAAAAAGCATCGAGTTCGCCGTGTTGCGCCGCTTATATTGCTCGTAATAACCCCCCAGCATGAAGTTCAGCGGGCCATCGAAGTTACTGGAGGCGCGCAACTCCTGCGTGTAGGTCTTATTGTTCTCTCCTGGGCTAGCAAAAATGTCCGGGAAGCTGGTGAAAGTGAAATTATCAAAAGCGATATATTTCAATTGGGTAAAACTTGAAACCGATGTCAGCGTAACATCGTTCAGCTTATAATTCATCGTCAATCCGCCGATGAAGACGTCGGTCCGGGTAAATTGACTGCCGTCCTGCGAGGCGAGCGGCCAGTTCTGAACAAGCTTGGGGCTAGCGCCGCCAATACTTCCGATGCGGTTCAGGCGACAGTCACCGGTGGGATCCGCCTGACCATATGTTGCCGGCACGCCGGCGCATAAGGTCTCCTCACCGCTGGTGTCCGAATCTCCGCGTTGTTTGCCGGCCAAGATGCGTAGCGTTGCGTCGAATTCGGGAGTGGGCTCATACTCCACTGTCAGGCGCCCAGTCACCTGATGCCCGTTTGGCGCGCGCTTGGACGATGCTCCCGGCAACGGGAAGCCAGGGCCGGCAATCGGCCAAACCGTTGCGGTCGATCTGTTGCGGACCCACCCCGCGATTTCACTAGTGCGCACGGCGAGCCGGGCCTTCAAGTTGCTGGTGATCGGCCCCGAGATGTAGGCCTCGACATAACGTTCATCAGCCACGAACTCATACCCGGCCATTATGCCAGCGTGAAAGCTATCGGTCGGACCAGAAGATTGCAAAGAAATCACACCGGCCGGCGAGTTTTTACCAAAGAACAACGCTTGTGGTCCCTTGAGCACCTCCACTTGAGCAATATCGAACATGCTGAAAATTGCGAGCCGCCCGCGGCTCTGCTGAACGCCATCAAGGTTGATCGGGACGCTACTCTCAAGTCCGACCTCGGCCGTTGAGGATCCGATGCCTCGGATAGTGAACCCCGTACCCTGCCCCCCTCCAGAAGGAGAGGTCACAATGACCTGTGGCGCGAGCTGACTGATCTTGCTCAAATCGCTTGCTGCGTAGCGATTAAGATCAGCTGCCCCAAGCGCGGTGACGGCGACGGGCACAGAGATGAGCGTCTCCGTTCGTTTACGTGCCGTGACAATGATATCGGTCAGCCCGCGATCGTCCCCGGTGGGAACAGACTGAGCATAACAAGCAACGCTCGGAGTCACGACCATTAGGACCGCAAATATCCGCGATGTGGTCAAAAGTGTCTTACGATGGAATAATACGTGCTTCATATGCGCCCCCCCCCCCCCTGTGGTCACGATTTTTTTGCCAGCGGCTATCTTCGAGTCTGCTGGTCGGACGCGAGCATAACGCACACGACAGACATATGCAACTTCGTTTAATAGCGTTAGCCGGTCATGCGAGCGTGGAGACTGAATGGGTGGCGCCATAGCGAGTTTCCCATAACTTTAGGCGGAATAGATCGCGCGTTTCTGACTACCTACCAAGCGTCGATTGGGTCAGCAGCCACTCGCAGCCCTGATGATATACGAAGTTTTATAAGTCTGGCGCACCGGAATAAAGACGCCTAACCCTCAGTTCGATCGTGCAACGGCATCGGTGGCGCGCATAACAGCTGGGAGAAGTTGATTTATGCCTTTGGGACAAAACGCCGAGCGCGGAGCGACGACCATGGATGAGGAATGGTCGTCGTTGTCATCCATGGTTCGTTTGCCAAAGACTGCGGAGGTCGTGGCCGGACGGATCCGCAAACGCATCATTCGAGGCGAGCTGAGCGATGGCGATTTCCTGCCGCCGGAAAATCAGCTGATGGCATCGTTCGCCGTGTCCAGGCCGACGCTACGGGAAGCTCTACGCATTCTTGAATCGGAGAATTTCATCAGCGTGATGCGCGGATCGCGCAGCGGCGCCAGGATCCATCGGCCACCGGTCGAAAATGCGGCAAGATACGCAGGATTTCTCCTGCAAATTGAAGGCACCACCGTTGCCGACGTCTATGAAGCTCGTCTTGCGATCGAACCTTACGTCGTTGGTAAGCTGGCGCGGTTGCAACCCGAAGGAGCAACGCAGCTTTTGCGCATGGAGGTAGAGCGACTGCGCAAAATGGTTCATGACGGCCGCTATCTCGAATTCATGGTTGCCATCGCCGACTTTCATAGGCTCCTCGTCGAGGTCAGCGGATTGAACACTCTATTGCTTCTTACAAGAATCCTGCAAGAAACAGTCGCCCGTTATCAAGTCAAGTTTTTCGAGATACATGAGATGTCAGATGAACTTCAACAACGGC
The DNA window shown above is from Sphingomonas paeninsulae and carries:
- a CDS encoding TonB-dependent receptor, whose translation is MKHVLFHRKTLLTTSRIFAVLMVVTPSVACYAQSVPTGDDRGLTDIIVTARKRTETLISVPVAVTALGAADLNRYAASDLSKISQLAPQVIVTSPSGGGQGTGFTIRGIGSSTAEVGLESSVPINLDGVQQSRGRLAIFSMFDIAQVEVLKGPQALFFGKNSPAGVISLQSSGPTDSFHAGIMAGYEFVADERYVEAYISGPITSNLKARLAVRTSEIAGWVRNRSTATVWPIAGPGFPLPGASSKRAPNGHQVTGRLTVEYEPTPEFDATLRILAGKQRGDSDTSGEETLCAGVPATYGQADPTGDCRLNRIGSIGGASPKLVQNWPLASQDGSQFTRTDVFIGGLTMNYKLNDVTLTSVSSFTQLKYIAFDNFTFTSFPDIFASPGENNKTYTQELRASSNFDGPLNFMLGGYYEQYKRRNTANSMLFFVGQDPATGRYLSYLHPSVNKGTTYSGFGQLRWAILDNLELSGGVRFSSDRRSVNTRNDYVNPLFSPAIIDLLPAGQSIIGKQKDSNWSPEASLAWHPTKDSTLYIAYKSGYKAGGFANPAVLAQNYTTANIEFNPEKAKGGEAGYKAELFDRTLRIELTGYYYTFSNLQLSSFENTTFSYFIKNAGKARTKGVEASAEWRATHDLTLRSALAYNRARYVSFPTSACYQQQTAAQGCVGGVTQDLAGKPLARAPDWVASVGATYDTPISRSLMLGLSADTRYSSSYFTDPVLSPIPKQDGFFLLNAAARLYTRDETWELSLIGRNLTNKIYITEAQDMPGGNPQSWVAQVERPREILVQGKFRF
- a CDS encoding acyl-CoA dehydrogenase family protein — encoded protein: MDFTINTDDQRFLAEVQQFLTGLAGTGILVSGTAAWEHAAEDRVRRWLAALDVRGWCVPYWPVEHGGTGWSAVRRFLFEMECTRAGAPIVPSQGHRLAGPTLIAFGNDAQRASFLKGTANGTITWCQGFSEPGAGSDLAALTTSARLENDAYVVTGQKIWTTHAHYADWMFALVRTSTGTKPRQGISMILIDMRSPGIAVSPIETIDGQHHVNTVFFDDVLVPLGNLVGCEGAGWDYARYMLEHERTGGAKVPELRRDLDTIATLASLVGVESSPVVESGWFQRRFADIAIELEALRWSILRVLAGDPSCPANEMASILKVRGSELQQAVAQLAVDVLGPIMLSPAHPFARDAAAALSYLGFRRAATIYAGSDEIQRNLLSRALLDS
- a CDS encoding enoyl-CoA hydratase, with translation MPEYNDILFERLGHVARISHNRPRQRNAENTTLLSELDAALIECAADESIRVVILAATGDHFSAGHDLKEGQGRSQYSVEQRWEYEVKNYLGYCLNIWDFPKPTIAQVQGACIAGGFMVANMCDLMVAADDAYFQDPVVHSLSTAAVEVLIHPWVLGMRKAKEMLFTGERVTAAQGEQWGMVNRVVPRAELEAATLKLAERIAENAGTFSVMLTKRSLNRQMDMQGFRAMLSAHFDTHQLSHMSHQYLAIREKGLMGSIDKAKAAGKD
- a CDS encoding EthD domain-containing protein, which produces MSGVSASPAPSAGGSRGDHGGRQHYDAIMEMWFDNKAQWAATMNLFADPGAARLVIDDK
- a CDS encoding FadR/GntR family transcriptional regulator, which encodes MPLGQNAERGATTMDEEWSSLSSMVRLPKTAEVVAGRIRKRIIRGELSDGDFLPPENQLMASFAVSRPTLREALRILESENFISVMRGSRSGARIHRPPVENAARYAGFLLQIEGTTVADVYEARLAIEPYVVGKLARLQPEGATQLLRMEVERLRKMVHDGRYLEFMVAIADFHRLLVEVSGLNTLLLLTRILQETVARYQVKFFEIHEMSDELQQRRAFSGLRSFDKVISLIDAGKAVEAEAHWHLHLVNANLYWVPTSLKAKVVDVLD
- a CDS encoding nuclear transport factor 2 family protein encodes the protein MIQYSDHNPVQQALDHLEILNLYATYTYAVDEMDIDGFVECFTSDATIDLSSFVIARRRFGDAVFDQFLDEHGVARGRENLRKLVSTELGFHHASTNIRIEFPEPDSARGTAYFVVFTKDEGRIEHYGRYEDDLMRCEDGKWRFTSRVDVAIFERDRAL